A region from the Polyangium spumosum genome encodes:
- a CDS encoding helix-turn-helix domain-containing protein — protein MPRRTEPSPFSSKVGARIRELRLERNMSLPALGEASSISKGHLSNIEHGFAAITIETVDRIARALDIPPLYILAFPGEDERARIADAVRKLPKSEWKKLRKEIEGRVPAPKKKG, from the coding sequence ATGCCCCGAAGAACCGAACCCAGCCCCTTCTCCTCCAAGGTCGGCGCGCGCATCCGCGAGCTGCGGCTCGAGCGCAACATGTCGCTGCCGGCCCTCGGCGAGGCCAGCTCGATCTCGAAAGGCCACCTCTCGAACATCGAGCACGGCTTCGCGGCAATCACGATCGAGACCGTGGATCGCATCGCCCGCGCGCTCGATATCCCGCCGCTCTACATCCTCGCCTTCCCCGGGGAGGACGAGCGCGCCCGCATCGCCGACGCCGTGCGCAAGCTGCCGAAGTCCGAGTGGAAGAAGCTCCGCAAGGAGATCGAGGGCCGCGTCCCCGCGCCGAAGAAAAAGGGTTGA